The proteins below come from a single Dehalococcoidia bacterium genomic window:
- a CDS encoding DUF2298 domain-containing protein has translation MIQVAYAVIWWLILLVIGLITFPLVSRICLSLPDKGYSITKILGLLLVTYLSWLLASIHILQFGYANISVSALILLILSCYLGRKNLNLKNLPLRKMLISEAIFTIVFVLFLVYLRYKPDIFYAYTEDFTDFAFLQSILRSDYFPPADPWLAGTSLSYYYGGQLVTAILTMISKVPSSICYNLAVAMFLGLIASASYGIAYNITKRKLYGFIAVVFICFAGFSSGVFQLFAFVFHHDLLGHSATGASSFSEWILNFDVSAGVIPNTGNLYPYAAFLQGDLHAHTITIPFQLMYITLIFSLLRKSDEAIKSTRWDSLLTVLILGVSLGFFSIINTWDYPLYAAFTLLAFILLKIKLSKKSVLGIIIVSLILYVPYFVTRNWGGTHGIGVVHIRTDLADFIELFALFLFVVFAFFYVSLKKQLFKVRALIVIAALTIAIALISFLTDFQLLLTLIPLILVPLYCIWKARGQNEAGFMMLFILMGALIALFCEVFFIADSLPSPWERFNTVMKFYLPLWVFLGIASAYGIFWVLENTKGKLKVFWIVLLIVLVLASIIQPVGQTVGWTSSQRDYFGIGRGTLDGVAYVKTLAPDDYEAIQWINLNIKGQPVILEAPGEAYDFSSHVATMTGLPTVIGWLTHEVMWRGSWDMVSGRDTETDSIYNAPGSDESLALLRKYNVEYIFIGKVEKERYSLDSLTEFANHIERYALVYQNQDVEIYRVNP, from the coding sequence ATGATACAGGTGGCATATGCCGTAATCTGGTGGCTCATACTGCTGGTTATAGGGCTGATAACCTTCCCTCTGGTATCGAGGATCTGCTTAAGTCTGCCGGATAAAGGCTACTCCATCACCAAAATATTAGGGTTGCTCCTCGTAACATATCTTTCATGGCTGCTTGCCAGCATACACATACTTCAATTCGGATATGCCAACATCTCTGTCTCAGCGCTAATCCTACTAATCCTTTCTTGCTATCTGGGCAGAAAGAATTTAAACCTGAAGAATCTGCCGCTGCGCAAGATGCTGATCAGCGAGGCAATCTTCACAATCGTATTCGTGCTATTTCTGGTTTATTTACGATATAAGCCGGATATTTTCTATGCGTACACCGAAGATTTCACGGACTTTGCTTTCCTCCAATCCATTTTGCGCAGCGACTATTTCCCACCCGCTGATCCATGGCTTGCCGGCACCAGTCTTTCCTACTATTACGGTGGACAACTCGTTACTGCCATATTGACCATGATATCGAAAGTGCCGTCCTCAATATGTTATAACCTGGCAGTAGCAATGTTCCTGGGCCTTATCGCTAGTGCCTCATACGGAATCGCATATAACATCACGAAAAGGAAACTCTACGGTTTTATTGCTGTCGTTTTCATTTGTTTCGCCGGGTTCAGCTCAGGAGTATTTCAACTATTTGCCTTTGTCTTCCACCATGACCTGCTGGGCCATAGCGCTACAGGAGCAAGCAGCTTTTCTGAATGGATTCTCAATTTCGATGTAAGTGCTGGTGTGATACCTAACACTGGGAACCTGTACCCTTATGCTGCTTTTCTGCAAGGTGATTTGCATGCACATACTATAACCATCCCCTTTCAGCTTATGTACATCACACTTATATTTTCACTGCTCAGAAAAAGCGACGAAGCTATTAAGAGCACGAGATGGGATTCATTACTAACTGTACTTATATTAGGCGTTAGCTTGGGATTTTTCTCTATCATCAATACATGGGATTATCCCCTATACGCTGCATTTACATTACTCGCTTTCATACTGCTCAAGATAAAGCTCAGCAAGAAGAGCGTCTTAGGTATCATAATAGTAAGCCTTATATTGTATGTGCCTTACTTTGTTACCAGAAATTGGGGCGGGACCCATGGTATTGGTGTGGTCCACATCAGAACTGATCTAGCCGATTTCATTGAACTCTTTGCCCTGTTTTTATTCGTGGTATTTGCATTCTTCTACGTTTCACTCAAGAAACAGCTGTTTAAAGTGAGAGCGCTTATTGTAATAGCGGCTTTGACTATTGCCATAGCATTGATCTCTTTCCTAACAGATTTCCAGCTCTTATTAACCCTTATCCCTCTGATTCTGGTGCCCCTATATTGCATATGGAAAGCCCGCGGACAAAATGAGGCGGGATTTATGATGCTTTTTATACTCATGGGAGCGTTAATTGCTCTATTCTGTGAGGTTTTTTTCATAGCCGATTCCTTGCCATCTCCATGGGAAAGATTCAATACGGTTATGAAATTTTATTTACCTCTGTGGGTTTTCCTGGGTATAGCATCGGCATACGGGATATTCTGGGTGTTGGAAAATACCAAGGGAAAGCTTAAGGTCTTTTGGATTGTTCTTCTCATTGTTCTTGTTCTAGCCTCCATAATTCAGCCTGTAGGACAAACAGTGGGATGGACAAGCAGCCAACGCGACTATTTCGGGATCGGTAGAGGGACGCTAGACGGAGTAGCTTACGTTAAAACCCTAGCGCCTGACGATTACGAAGCGATTCAATGGATAAACTTAAATATAAAGGGGCAGCCTGTCATACTGGAGGCACCCGGCGAAGCGTATGATTTTTCATCACATGTTGCAACCATGACCGGATTGCCTACTGTCATAGGCTGGCTTACACATGAAGTGATGTGGCGGGGCTCCTGGGATATGGTATCAGGACGAGATACGGAAACGGATAGTATTTACAATGCTCCCGGCAGCGATGAATCGCTTGCCTTACTGAGAAAGTACAACGTTGAATACATATTTATCGGCAAGGTGGAAAAGGAGAGGTATTCGCTGGATAGTTTAACAGAGTTCGCCAACCATATCGAGAGATATGCCCTGGTTTATCAAAATCAGGACGTAGAGATATACCGAGTGAACCCGTAA
- a CDS encoding glycosyltransferase family 39 protein has protein sequence MQTKALEKLQRFASQRRWQIVLVIAVLAISLIIRLLLFRYHGYYIDENCFKAWYDTAAKGGLHNFYTNTSWCDYPPFNIYIFWIFGNLAHTIGPNSLDFLIKLPQNLFDLATAYLIFRFVRSNYSFLPALIAMTVYAFNPAIIFDLAVWGQFDSIYTFFMIASLYALMRSRYEISGALFSLAILTKPQSIVLLPVLAYIILRNGRWKRAISSGLVSIASVFLFIAPLNWNGGPITFLIDKYSGYGVYEYNSLNAYNFWALLGFWKPDTIPHMGLSYQVWGIIMFVAFVIFIMWQLHRRYEQKAAIFAVFLLMFGFFMLMTRMHERYLFPTLALLVMSWNGRFTLKRMTPWLYIGLTGTFLANLAYVLSKLKAEAFIPDGHWSLYVLAPVNIILFLSATIYFWRIQRRKPAIEELR, from the coding sequence ATGCAGACTAAAGCCTTAGAAAAACTGCAACGCTTCGCCTCTCAACGCAGATGGCAGATTGTTCTGGTCATAGCCGTTCTCGCGATATCTCTCATTATCCGACTTCTCCTTTTCCGTTATCACGGATACTATATAGACGAAAACTGCTTCAAGGCATGGTACGATACCGCTGCCAAAGGGGGACTGCATAATTTCTACACTAATACAAGTTGGTGCGATTACCCGCCATTCAACATATACATCTTCTGGATATTCGGTAATCTCGCTCATACCATAGGTCCGAACAGCTTGGACTTTCTTATCAAGCTGCCTCAAAACCTGTTCGATCTGGCCACAGCTTATCTCATCTTCCGTTTCGTCCGATCAAATTATTCCTTTCTACCCGCCCTGATTGCCATGACAGTGTATGCCTTTAATCCAGCTATCATTTTCGATCTTGCCGTGTGGGGACAATTTGACTCGATATATACCTTCTTCATGATCGCCTCTCTTTATGCACTTATGCGCTCCAGATATGAGATTTCGGGAGCACTTTTCAGCCTTGCCATACTAACCAAGCCTCAGAGTATCGTCCTTCTTCCTGTATTGGCCTATATAATACTGAGAAACGGGAGATGGAAACGCGCCATATCAAGCGGTCTGGTATCCATAGCCTCCGTCTTTCTTTTCATCGCTCCTCTCAATTGGAACGGCGGCCCGATAACCTTCTTGATCGACAAATACTCCGGATATGGCGTATACGAATATAACAGCCTTAACGCCTACAATTTCTGGGCGCTCCTTGGCTTCTGGAAGCCGGACACCATACCTCACATGGGATTGAGCTACCAGGTGTGGGGTATTATTATGTTTGTTGCTTTTGTGATTTTTATCATGTGGCAGCTTCATCGTAGATATGAGCAAAAAGCGGCGATATTTGCGGTCTTTCTGCTCATGTTCGGCTTCTTCATGCTCATGACCAGGATGCACGAGCGATATCTCTTCCCAACTCTCGCTCTTCTAGTCATGAGTTGGAATGGACGTTTTACACTTAAACGCATGACGCCGTGGCTTTATATAGGGCTAACAGGAACCTTCTTGGCCAACCTGGCTTATGTTTTATCAAAGCTGAAAGCGGAGGCCTTCATTCCGGATGGACACTGGTCCCTCTACGTTCTCGCTCCAGTTAATATAATTCTGTTCCTGTCCGCTACCATATATTTCTGGAGGATTCAGCGCCGCAAACCTGCTATTGAGGAACTTAGATGA
- a CDS encoding glycosyltransferase family 39 protein, producing MKTLSDSSPEMTSKEATPISPEAGGNDNIHSTPVRRMFARRRHLLALAALVIIFLATAIWNLGDIRMPASDFSPQSDPEEVYLDLGDTVHVDRVYFLIQDYSRVDVDIYWGTANNWTFARNSQYHDICRKWEYADLGQDTRYIRLAFKGNSGLIGEVAVFSGENKLAISGISTTGNVTTANALIDEQHLVNNPGASRSTTYFDEIYYVRAAEAYLNYNEITDWKGQTSWDHPPLSKLIIAASIGIFGHNPFAWRIAGVLFAALAIVLIFLLARRMFGTPRAGLIAAFLLTFDCMHFAQARIATPDTFIILFYIGMVYFFYRYLQDTAHGGKFLFWSLLFFGLGFSTKWFVMYGFVGLMLLLVIQKVRERKIGKGEIAWFVAGLGASVAVYMFSYIIYFVAPLEHGNPENGWWKIQWDSFMFHSTLSSPHPSGSPWYTWPLMLNPVWFYVGYFPNTRAYIASFGNAALWWMTIPAMTSTMLIVINWFANSLKGRAENSVAGSDYLLSHVIGKKHTVMVVIRWLASILLRTINITSRVLSHLWRELGDKREVALFILIPFLAQWLFFIPISRVVFLYHFYPSLIFVILAITLWAEWLWKRFRWGKWVVETYLVLNVACFIFCFPAISGLPMSNAYWDMMQWMVHWIW from the coding sequence ATGAAAACTTTGTCTGATTCTTCACCGGAGATGACATCAAAAGAAGCTACTCCCATCTCACCCGAGGCTGGAGGAAACGATAATATACATTCAACTCCAGTCCGAAGGATGTTCGCACGCCGGCGGCACCTTCTCGCACTGGCAGCCCTGGTTATTATCTTCCTTGCCACGGCTATCTGGAACCTGGGAGATATCCGCATGCCCGCCTCTGACTTCTCCCCTCAGAGTGATCCGGAGGAAGTATATTTAGACTTGGGCGATACCGTCCATGTAGACAGAGTCTACTTCCTCATTCAGGATTACAGCAGGGTTGATGTTGATATCTACTGGGGCACTGCGAACAATTGGACCTTCGCTAGAAATTCTCAGTACCACGACATCTGCCGCAAGTGGGAATATGCCGATCTGGGCCAGGATACCAGGTATATCCGTCTCGCCTTTAAAGGAAACTCCGGACTAATAGGTGAAGTGGCCGTTTTCTCGGGGGAAAACAAGCTTGCCATAAGCGGCATCTCAACAACGGGCAATGTAACGACAGCTAACGCCCTCATCGACGAGCAGCATCTTGTAAACAATCCCGGAGCATCCAGGTCAACCACGTATTTCGACGAAATATACTACGTTCGGGCGGCGGAAGCCTACCTGAATTACAATGAGATAACGGATTGGAAAGGCCAGACGAGCTGGGACCATCCGCCGCTGAGCAAGCTGATAATCGCTGCCAGTATAGGTATTTTTGGTCATAATCCATTCGCCTGGCGCATCGCGGGAGTTCTCTTTGCCGCTCTAGCAATCGTTCTCATTTTCCTGCTCGCAAGGCGCATGTTCGGGACCCCGCGGGCCGGGCTTATCGCCGCTTTCCTGCTCACATTCGACTGCATGCACTTCGCGCAGGCCAGGATCGCTACTCCGGATACTTTTATCATCCTCTTTTATATAGGAATGGTCTATTTCTTCTACCGATACTTGCAGGATACAGCTCACGGAGGCAAGTTCCTTTTCTGGAGCCTGTTATTCTTCGGCCTCGGATTTTCCACTAAGTGGTTTGTAATGTACGGCTTTGTGGGCTTGATGCTGCTGCTGGTCATTCAGAAGGTGCGCGAAAGGAAGATCGGAAAAGGTGAAATAGCCTGGTTCGTAGCCGGCCTGGGGGCATCGGTAGCCGTCTATATGTTTTCCTATATAATCTATTTTGTCGCTCCCCTGGAACACGGCAATCCTGAAAACGGCTGGTGGAAGATACAGTGGGATAGTTTCATGTTCCATTCCACTCTGTCGTCACCCCATCCAAGCGGCTCACCCTGGTACACCTGGCCACTGATGCTGAACCCGGTATGGTTCTACGTAGGATACTTCCCTAACACCCGCGCTTATATCGCCAGTTTCGGCAACGCGGCCCTGTGGTGGATGACAATACCGGCGATGACCTCTACTATGCTTATTGTCATCAACTGGTTTGCAAACAGCTTGAAGGGCAGGGCTGAGAATTCCGTCGCAGGGTCTGACTATCTCCTTTCACACGTTATAGGCAAGAAACACACCGTCATGGTAGTCATCAGATGGCTTGCCAGTATTCTGCTCCGAACCATAAATATAACTTCAAGGGTCCTCAGTCACCTATGGCGCGAGCTCGGCGACAAACGCGAGGTTGCTTTGTTTATCCTCATACCGTTCCTCGCTCAATGGCTCTTCTTTATACCTATCAGCCGGGTGGTCTTCCTATATCATTTCTATCCGAGTTTGATCTTCGTCATTCTTGCAATCACCCTGTGGGCTGAGTGGTTGTGGAAAAGATTCAGGTGGGGGAAATGGGTTGTAGAAACCTATCTTGTTCTTAATGTCGCATGCTTTATCTTCTGCTTCCCCGCAATATCAGGATTGCCCATGTCAAACGCCTACTGGGATATGATGCAATGGATGGTGCACTGGATATGGTAG
- a CDS encoding lysylphosphatidylglycerol synthase transmembrane domain-containing protein, giving the protein MLRNKHFLLGAAVSAVLLFLFLYRTDFAEMGQALKEANYVYLIPGVLIYFCGVYLRAWRWKFFLKPLGEFSSFRLFPLVVIGFMVNNLLPGRLGIVVRAYILGEKENISKMAVGGTMVAEQVFDGIILFVLALFISIVAPLSGRIEQAVDVAAGLFSVALLLCFLLVFSERFRNRVINFLLLILPRRWRDAVKAWLLNMIDGLRFMRSPKQLLVTLTFSVLVWLCEAGLFYMTARSFDLGQPYYIMLLVTSVASLSWALIFVAPGGVGPFDYFCKLTMMLFIPAGVASSVYEASVSAYVIVLHAVILFPVIALGFVFLWKENFSLAKVKAIGRNQRSQKL; this is encoded by the coding sequence TTGTTAAGAAATAAGCACTTCTTGCTTGGTGCCGCGGTCTCCGCGGTTCTGCTTTTCCTGTTTCTATACAGGACGGATTTTGCCGAGATGGGCCAGGCGTTAAAGGAAGCGAACTACGTCTACCTCATCCCCGGCGTGCTCATCTATTTCTGCGGCGTCTACCTCCGCGCCTGGCGCTGGAAATTTTTTCTGAAACCGCTGGGAGAGTTCTCTTCCTTTCGGCTATTCCCGCTGGTGGTCATCGGATTTATGGTTAATAATTTATTACCCGGGCGACTCGGTATAGTTGTCAGAGCTTATATTCTGGGAGAGAAAGAAAACATAAGCAAGATGGCGGTCGGTGGAACCATGGTCGCCGAGCAGGTTTTCGATGGGATAATACTGTTTGTGTTAGCTTTATTCATATCGATAGTGGCCCCTTTATCCGGCAGGATCGAGCAGGCGGTTGATGTCGCGGCCGGCCTCTTTTCGGTTGCATTGCTCCTATGTTTTTTGCTTGTTTTCTCAGAACGGTTCAGGAACAGGGTGATAAATTTTCTGCTGCTCATATTGCCCAGGAGATGGCGCGACGCCGTGAAGGCATGGCTGCTTAATATGATAGACGGTTTGAGATTCATGCGCAGCCCGAAACAGCTTCTTGTTACATTGACATTCTCAGTGCTGGTCTGGCTGTGCGAGGCGGGATTATTTTACATGACGGCCCGTTCCTTCGATCTCGGGCAACCGTATTATATTATGTTGCTGGTCACGTCGGTCGCTAGTCTGAGTTGGGCGCTCATATTCGTTGCTCCCGGAGGCGTCGGTCCTTTCGATTATTTCTGCAAACTGACAATGATGCTCTTCATACCTGCCGGAGTTGCCAGTTCGGTTTATGAAGCTTCGGTGAGCGCTTATGTCATCGTCCTGCATGCCGTTATCCTCTTCCCCGTGATAGCGCTGGGTTTTGTGTTCTTGTGGAAAGAGAATTTCTCCCTCGCGAAAGTGAAAGCGATCGGCCGTAATCAGAGGTCTCAGAAGCTGTAA
- the ftsY gene encoding signal recognition particle-docking protein FtsY, producing MGIFDKVLKKSKEGWFSKVTTLFERSAIEDTLWDDLEELLISADVGMDTAAKLIERVRSRARSEKLDSSDQVYVALKQEMVDILNVSIPSEEKHASARPLIVLAVGVNGTGKTLSTAKLGNIYIKKGKKVIIAAADTFRAAAIEQIRILGERIGADVVYHKSGADPGAVVFDGLEAARARGADVLLIDTAGRLHTKFNLMEEMKKIKRVISRSDPGAPHEVFLVLDATTGQNGLSQAKYFTEAVDVTGIILTKLDGTARGGIVLAICDQLKIPILYVGTGEGIDDIAPFDAQAFVEELSS from the coding sequence GTGGGAATATTCGATAAGGTACTGAAGAAAAGCAAGGAAGGCTGGTTCAGCAAGGTAACCACGCTTTTTGAACGGAGCGCGATAGAGGATACGCTCTGGGATGATCTGGAGGAGTTATTGATTTCGGCGGATGTCGGGATGGACACCGCCGCGAAACTGATCGAGCGCGTTAGAAGCAGGGCCAGGAGCGAGAAGCTGGACAGCAGCGATCAGGTGTACGTTGCGCTCAAGCAGGAGATGGTCGATATCCTGAACGTATCGATTCCATCGGAGGAGAAGCATGCTTCAGCCCGGCCGCTGATCGTGCTGGCGGTCGGCGTTAACGGCACCGGCAAGACGCTGTCCACTGCCAAGCTGGGGAACATATATATTAAGAAGGGGAAAAAGGTAATAATCGCCGCTGCGGACACGTTCCGCGCTGCGGCTATCGAGCAGATACGGATCCTGGGAGAACGCATCGGGGCCGATGTCGTCTATCACAAATCGGGCGCCGACCCCGGGGCGGTGGTATTCGACGGCCTGGAGGCGGCGCGGGCGCGCGGGGCGGACGTGCTGCTGATAGATACCGCGGGGAGGCTGCACACCAAGTTCAATCTCATGGAGGAGATGAAGAAGATAAAGCGGGTCATCTCCCGCAGCGATCCCGGCGCTCCCCACGAGGTATTCCTCGTTCTGGACGCTACTACGGGGCAGAACGGCCTTTCCCAGGCCAAGTATTTCACCGAAGCCGTCGATGTGACTGGGATCATTCTGACCAAGCTGGACGGCACGGCCAGAGGCGGCATCGTGCTGGCGATCTGCGATCAGCTCAAGATACCGATCTTGTATGTCGGAACTGGCGAGGGCATAGACGATATCGCCCCGTTCGACGCGCAGGCATTCGTCGAGGAGCTTTCCTCTTGA
- a CDS encoding aminotransferase class IV, translating into MEQLVYINGELVSRDKARISAFDRGFLYGYGLFETMRSYNGRVFYLDRHIARLADSAAFLGIKEALEPEKLEGGVLTTLKANGLEDARIRLTVTAGEGSRGIALPSTGNLTTIITVEALSLPSVEKYSKGLRTSIASIRRNNKSPLCRMKTLGYMENMLAHTEAVGAGCDEAILLNTDGCVAECSASNILIVESGRVVTPPVDAGILPGITRGIVIDLAAKLDIELMQESIGVERLKKAQEVFITNSVIEIMPVASIEGREVGMGCRGKITELLTAEYRKLTWSSIR; encoded by the coding sequence ATGGAGCAGTTGGTCTATATCAACGGCGAGCTCGTTAGCAGGGACAAGGCTCGCATATCGGCCTTCGATCGCGGTTTCCTCTACGGCTACGGTCTTTTTGAAACGATGCGTTCTTACAACGGCCGCGTTTTTTATCTCGACCGTCACATAGCCCGCCTGGCCGATTCGGCGGCCTTCCTGGGCATAAAAGAGGCGCTTGAGCCTGAAAAACTGGAGGGCGGCGTGTTGACGACGCTCAAGGCTAACGGCCTTGAAGATGCGCGCATCAGGTTGACGGTCACGGCGGGTGAGGGCAGCCGCGGTATCGCCCTTCCGTCGACCGGAAATCTTACAACAATAATTACTGTTGAGGCGCTTTCTCTTCCGTCTGTCGAGAAATATTCAAAAGGCCTGCGTACCTCCATCGCCAGCATCAGAAGGAACAACAAGTCTCCGCTGTGCCGCATGAAGACGCTGGGGTATATGGAGAACATGCTGGCTCACACAGAGGCCGTCGGCGCCGGATGCGACGAGGCCATACTGCTCAATACCGATGGCTGCGTGGCCGAGTGCAGCGCCAGCAATATATTAATAGTCGAATCAGGCAGGGTCGTAACTCCTCCGGTAGACGCTGGAATACTACCCGGCATCACGCGCGGCATCGTCATCGATCTGGCCGCAAAGCTCGACATCGAGTTAATGCAGGAGTCGATCGGTGTGGAAAGACTGAAGAAGGCGCAAGAGGTATTTATAACGAACTCGGTCATCGAGATAATGCCAGTCGCTTCGATTGAAGGCAGAGAGGTCGGTATGGGCTGTCGCGGCAAAATCACCGAGCTTCTTACTGCGGAATACAGGAAGCTGACCTGGTCTTCCATTCGTTGA
- a CDS encoding aminodeoxychorismate/anthranilate synthase component II: protein MAVLIIDNYDSFVFNLAQYVGRAGYEPTVYRNDAIAVEDIERMSASHIIISPGPKSPLEAGVSNDVVRHFAGRVPILGVCLGHQCIGYVYGGRIERTRPVHGKPSLIYHDGNTIYSGVENPFDAGRYHSLAVCPGTLCDDVAVTASTSDGHIMGIRHRRYAVEGVQFHPESVLTPAGYDMIGRFLAISSPVWGEDF, encoded by the coding sequence GTGGCGGTTCTTATAATCGACAATTACGATTCTTTCGTCTTCAACCTGGCGCAGTATGTCGGGCGCGCCGGATACGAGCCGACGGTGTACAGGAACGATGCTATCGCAGTCGAAGATATCGAGCGCATGAGCGCGTCTCATATCATCATATCGCCCGGGCCGAAGTCGCCTCTGGAGGCGGGCGTATCGAACGATGTGGTGCGTCACTTTGCCGGCCGGGTTCCGATCCTGGGGGTTTGCCTGGGGCATCAGTGCATCGGGTATGTGTACGGGGGGCGCATCGAGCGGACGCGCCCGGTTCACGGGAAGCCGTCGCTCATATACCATGACGGCAACACCATATATTCCGGCGTGGAAAATCCCTTCGATGCGGGACGCTATCATTCGCTCGCCGTGTGTCCGGGTACGCTGTGCGACGACGTCGCCGTCACAGCCTCCACGTCGGACGGTCATATCATGGGCATCCGCCATCGGCGGTATGCGGTCGAGGGCGTGCAATTCCATCCCGAGTCTGTGCTGACCCCGGCCGGATACGATATGATAGGTCGCTTTCTCGCTATCTCCAGCCCGGTATGGGGTGAGGATTTTTAG
- the pabB gene encoding aminodeoxychorismate synthase component I — protein sequence MASIRSRSNNHPFIEELTDCIDAQDAFRVIKDYTWSFFLDSGINPYGLGRYSFIGSDPFLVLISRGSETSLVSRDERIYVSGNPFEILREQLARYNIDSSRCPVPFAGGAVGYFGYDLCHFIEKLPATATDDMMIPDCCVAFYDSVIAYDHVENKAYVVSTGLPEVDEIRRERKAGQRVEELKQLVCSNGRSADRGHAGEKSSRLRVIESQNGAEVYSNFTRDEYIKAVEAAIEYIANGDIFQVNLSQRFESKLPCDPYELYLRLRGESPAPFACYLNFGDVTVAGASPERFLRVSGGRVETRPMKGTRPRGRSPAEDEALAAELLSSGKDRAENIMIVDLERNDLGRVCEYGSVKVDDLCTLEKYATVFQLTSTVEGKLGRGNDRIDLLKAAFPGGSITGAPKVRAMEIIDELEPTKRGIYTGSVGYLGFDGGMDLNIVIRTFVIKGDRVCFQVGGGIVADSDPAMEYQETLDKARALTAALGLKNTAGSLRS from the coding sequence ATGGCAAGCATCCGGAGCCGCTCGAATAATCATCCTTTCATCGAAGAGTTGACAGACTGTATCGATGCCCAAGATGCTTTCAGGGTTATCAAGGATTATACTTGGAGTTTCTTTCTGGACAGCGGCATCAATCCATACGGCCTGGGTCGGTATTCTTTCATCGGCAGCGACCCTTTTCTTGTGCTCATCAGCCGCGGCAGTGAAACCAGTCTCGTTTCGCGCGACGAAAGGATTTATGTCAGCGGCAATCCCTTCGAAATTTTAAGGGAGCAACTGGCTCGATATAACATCGATTCGTCGAGGTGTCCGGTGCCGTTTGCGGGAGGGGCTGTCGGTTATTTCGGATACGACCTGTGCCACTTTATCGAGAAGCTGCCGGCTACCGCGACGGATGATATGATGATTCCAGACTGCTGCGTGGCTTTCTATGATTCCGTCATCGCTTACGATCATGTCGAGAATAAAGCTTACGTCGTTTCCACGGGACTGCCGGAGGTCGATGAAATTCGAAGGGAGAGAAAAGCTGGACAGCGCGTCGAGGAGCTGAAACAGCTTGTATGTAGTAACGGTCGAAGTGCTGATAGGGGACATGCTGGAGAAAAGTCGTCTCGCCTTCGGGTTATAGAATCGCAAAACGGGGCGGAGGTTTACTCCAACTTCACGCGCGATGAATATATCAAGGCGGTGGAAGCCGCTATAGAATACATAGCGAACGGCGACATCTTTCAGGTGAACCTGTCGCAGCGCTTCGAATCGAAACTGCCCTGCGACCCGTATGAATTGTATCTGCGGCTGCGCGGCGAGAGCCCGGCACCCTTCGCCTGCTACCTGAATTTCGGGGATGTTACCGTCGCAGGCGCTTCTCCCGAGAGGTTCCTGCGCGTTTCGGGCGGCCGCGTCGAGACCAGGCCGATGAAGGGCACGCGCCCGAGGGGGCGGTCGCCGGCCGAGGACGAGGCGCTTGCCGCCGAGCTTTTGAGCAGCGGGAAGGATCGCGCCGAGAATATCATGATCGTGGACCTGGAGAGGAACGACCTCGGCAGGGTGTGCGAATACGGCTCGGTAAAGGTCGATGATTTGTGCACACTGGAAAAATACGCGACGGTGTTTCAGCTTACATCCACCGTCGAAGGCAAGCTCGGACGGGGCAACGACAGGATCGATCTGCTCAAGGCCGCCTTCCCCGGCGGGTCGATAACAGGCGCGCCCAAGGTGCGGGCCATGGAGATAATAGATGAGCTCGAGCCTACGAAGAGGGGCATCTATACCGGCTCGGTCGGCTACCTGGGATTCGACGGCGGCATGGACCTGAATATCGTGATACGCACCTTCGTCATCAAAGGTGACAGGGTCTGCTTTCAGGTCGGAGGCGGCATCGTAGCGGATTCCGATCCGGCGATGGAGTATCAGGAGACGCTGGACAAGGCGCGGGCGCTCACGGCGGCGCTGGGTTTGAAGAATACGGCCGGAAGTTTAAGGAGTTGA